In Vibrio tritonius, the following are encoded in one genomic region:
- a CDS encoding non-ribosomal peptide synthetase: protein MEKQHRLSLLRDETLAMPLSSAQQGMWFAQQLNLDANPKVFKITEYLQIDGEVEVSVLLNAFQHTLKETESFQRIFYTGKMGPLQQTVVHQPYVIPVIDCSEAADPQQMARDWVENESQSAWDWDYDRLFSLAVLKLSPTCFWYFACAHHLIIDGFGAQLLSSRVAQVYSAMMADEPIPECDFTSLSKVLESEERYRASNAYQKDRQYWLDQMAGMPTPLSLCERRAVCTGIVRRQSYLPEETHQALRRLAADLGTPLPQLLIALTALFLYRITGEQDLLVGCPMTGRSSKVARRYAGMMSNVLPLRLAIDPNGTLADLVEQVQGRVLSMVRHQNYRGEELSQELGLTKVDDALVLTHINILPFEYDMTFAGLPVQANNVSLGPLDDLSINVCDRGAEHGLELCIDANRTLYDDATLDGHFQRLMHFYTAVTKVSQQSSLADYPIMMREDLAQWQRWNDTVQDFGPHQPVFRLFEQQVEQTPHAIALSVEEGQLTYDALNRRANQLAHYLRERGVGPEVKVAVCCDRSWDWLIAMVAVWKAGGAYVPIDPAYPMERIDYIMQDCAPQFLLSDGVVSFEEQQSPVEVLHMSDDEVLWMFGSEENPSHEQYEANHLAYIIYTSGSTGKPKGVMVEHCTLTNLVHWHNQAFAVTSASVVSSVAGMGFDATVWEVWPALCVGGELCAPKLEVTRDPQQLLNWWVNQPVQLSFLPTPIAELAFAQNVAPATLKTLLVGGDKLTRNAPPEAHYELVNNYGPTETTVVTTSGAMTNADILHIGAPIANSRIYVLDEQHKRVPCGVTGEIYIGGAGVARGYVNLPEQTASRFLPDPFADLPYARMYRTGDLARWCPDGTLEYRGRNDSQVKIRGFRIELGEIAHSVQACQGVELAVVTVEKEAQDQRIIAYFTVNQAIESTPTPNALHQELAQKLPSYMMPSAYVELAQMPLTANGKVDYRALPKPTEGAFIQREYEAPQGEVELRMAQIWQHLLGVNRVGRQDNFFELGGHSLLAVQLIDQLRQHGDELSIKALFTHPTLAQLATQVNNSVLDPTVIEGLDTDQPDVLEPSQHNELTPLQKDILQHRLRAEQAAEPLLALHERYRHPDYLTQLVLPMRENGTQTPLFYFGDDDENQAWLEQLSIALDPRVPVYRLRCGEQVLPQLNTLQKLAEYYVLAIRQCQPQGPYQLIGRGAAGMIAYEVATQLMGVDQEVRYLGLIDCWAATTQAQQLRLSEHSPVSVVPLLNAHTGQAWIEHEYQIHRLPLSLNLFVSRATDSTLGWEHYYAVTELALTIGSANAAYITPNQVAEQLNRDLLDGPVVTGLPHYDPLIPLQTGTRDGDIAICIPGGGDNVFAFIDLVEQMDNAMSVYGLQPRGLWGDLPAHTQVQAAAHCYLNAILPLLVKDQGIGEKTLGRKVHIIGHSFGGWVALELTQLLEAKGVEVVELVMADTQPPQAVQREYTDLEVIAYLAGLMEMHGVSLPMTWEILETLEPAMRIEKVYQQLVSKGVLPANTTPAQFAGIVRVFAANLRTGYQPEQWPAAPIKLLLSSQTSEAQLNSTKLGSEQTLWLKHLPKLEVAHSAVNHMQLLKKNHVHQLMELIHIKY from the coding sequence ATGGAAAAACAACACCGTTTGTCACTATTACGTGATGAGACGTTAGCTATGCCATTGTCTTCTGCTCAACAGGGAATGTGGTTTGCTCAGCAATTGAATTTAGACGCCAATCCCAAAGTGTTTAAAATCACCGAATATTTGCAAATTGATGGAGAAGTCGAGGTATCGGTTCTTCTCAATGCTTTTCAACACACGCTCAAAGAAACCGAATCTTTCCAACGTATTTTTTACACAGGCAAAATGGGGCCGTTACAGCAGACGGTCGTTCATCAGCCCTACGTTATTCCAGTCATTGATTGCAGTGAGGCCGCCGATCCGCAGCAAATGGCCCGCGATTGGGTGGAGAATGAAAGCCAGAGTGCATGGGATTGGGATTACGACCGCCTGTTTTCTCTCGCGGTGTTGAAATTAAGTCCAACCTGTTTTTGGTATTTCGCCTGTGCCCATCATTTGATTATTGATGGTTTTGGCGCTCAATTACTCTCATCTCGCGTAGCACAGGTATACAGTGCCATGATGGCTGATGAGCCTATTCCTGAATGTGATTTTACCTCGCTCAGCAAAGTGTTAGAGAGCGAAGAACGTTATCGTGCTAGTAATGCCTACCAGAAAGATCGTCAATATTGGCTCGATCAGATGGCGGGAATGCCGACACCACTGAGTTTGTGTGAACGCCGTGCAGTGTGCACGGGCATTGTTCGCCGTCAATCATACTTGCCTGAAGAAACACATCAAGCATTGCGCCGCTTAGCCGCTGACCTTGGTACGCCTCTGCCACAACTGCTTATCGCCTTGACTGCGCTGTTTTTGTATCGCATAACGGGTGAGCAAGATCTACTGGTAGGGTGTCCAATGACAGGGCGCAGTAGCAAAGTCGCCCGCCGTTATGCAGGAATGATGTCGAATGTGCTACCGCTGCGCTTAGCGATTGATCCTAATGGAACTTTAGCTGATTTAGTGGAGCAAGTTCAGGGGCGTGTTTTAAGTATGGTGCGTCACCAAAATTATCGTGGGGAAGAGCTTAGTCAGGAGTTAGGATTAACTAAGGTCGACGACGCCTTAGTGCTCACTCATATTAATATTTTGCCGTTTGAATACGACATGACCTTTGCTGGTTTGCCTGTGCAAGCCAACAACGTCTCATTGGGGCCTCTCGATGACTTGTCAATCAACGTCTGTGACCGCGGCGCAGAGCACGGATTAGAGCTGTGCATCGATGCTAATCGCACGCTTTATGATGATGCGACTCTGGATGGACACTTTCAGCGCTTAATGCATTTTTACACCGCAGTGACCAAAGTATCGCAGCAATCAAGTTTAGCCGACTACCCGATTATGATGCGCGAAGACTTAGCTCAATGGCAGCGCTGGAATGACACTGTGCAAGATTTTGGTCCGCATCAGCCGGTGTTTCGTCTTTTTGAACAACAAGTTGAGCAAACGCCCCACGCCATCGCACTTTCCGTTGAAGAAGGGCAGCTCACTTACGATGCGCTCAATCGACGAGCTAACCAATTGGCGCACTATTTGCGTGAACGGGGCGTAGGCCCTGAAGTGAAAGTGGCTGTGTGTTGTGATCGCAGTTGGGATTGGCTGATTGCCATGGTTGCAGTGTGGAAGGCGGGCGGCGCGTATGTGCCGATTGACCCTGCCTATCCAATGGAACGCATCGACTACATTATGCAAGATTGTGCGCCGCAGTTTTTACTCTCTGATGGCGTGGTGTCCTTTGAAGAGCAGCAAAGCCCGGTTGAAGTGCTGCACATGTCCGATGATGAAGTGTTATGGATGTTTGGCAGTGAAGAAAACCCAAGCCATGAACAGTATGAAGCTAATCATCTCGCCTACATCATTTACACCTCGGGTTCGACGGGTAAACCGAAAGGGGTGATGGTGGAACACTGCACCTTAACCAACTTGGTTCATTGGCATAACCAAGCATTCGCGGTGACCTCTGCAAGCGTAGTGTCGAGCGTGGCTGGTATGGGGTTTGATGCGACGGTTTGGGAAGTGTGGCCTGCGCTTTGTGTTGGCGGTGAGCTTTGTGCGCCCAAACTTGAGGTAACGCGCGACCCGCAACAACTATTGAATTGGTGGGTGAATCAACCGGTTCAATTGAGCTTTTTGCCCACTCCGATTGCTGAACTGGCGTTTGCGCAGAATGTCGCACCAGCCACGTTGAAAACTTTACTGGTGGGGGGCGATAAGTTGACACGCAATGCGCCGCCCGAGGCCCATTACGAACTGGTGAACAACTATGGTCCGACCGAAACCACAGTGGTGACGACATCAGGTGCCATGACCAATGCGGATATTTTGCATATTGGGGCACCTATCGCTAACAGTCGCATCTATGTGTTAGATGAGCAACACAAACGTGTACCTTGTGGTGTGACCGGCGAAATCTATATTGGTGGTGCTGGTGTTGCGCGTGGCTATGTTAATTTGCCAGAGCAGACCGCCAGTCGATTCCTGCCTGATCCGTTTGCTGATTTGCCTTACGCGCGCATGTATCGTACCGGTGACTTAGCGCGTTGGTGCCCTGATGGCACGCTGGAATATCGTGGTCGCAATGATAGCCAAGTGAAAATCCGCGGTTTTCGAATTGAACTTGGCGAGATTGCTCATAGTGTACAAGCCTGTCAAGGCGTTGAGCTTGCCGTGGTCACGGTAGAAAAAGAAGCTCAAGATCAGCGTATTATTGCTTATTTTACCGTTAATCAAGCTATCGAGTCGACGCCAACACCTAATGCTCTCCATCAAGAGCTGGCACAAAAACTACCGAGTTACATGATGCCTTCGGCTTATGTTGAATTGGCGCAGATGCCGCTGACCGCGAACGGAAAAGTCGATTATCGCGCTCTGCCTAAACCGACTGAAGGGGCGTTTATTCAGCGTGAATATGAAGCGCCACAGGGTGAGGTTGAGCTGCGCATGGCGCAGATTTGGCAACACTTACTGGGCGTAAACCGGGTTGGTCGTCAAGACAACTTCTTTGAATTAGGTGGGCACTCACTGCTGGCGGTGCAATTGATTGACCAACTGCGCCAGCATGGTGATGAGTTGTCGATTAAGGCACTGTTTACTCACCCAACGTTGGCGCAATTGGCCACGCAGGTGAATAATTCTGTGCTAGATCCGACGGTCATTGAGGGCCTTGATACCGATCAACCAGACGTTCTGGAGCCATCCCAGCACAATGAGTTGACTCCGTTACAAAAAGACATTCTTCAGCATCGATTGCGCGCTGAACAGGCAGCAGAGCCATTACTTGCCTTACATGAGCGCTATCGTCACCCCGATTACCTCACTCAATTGGTTTTGCCCATGCGTGAAAATGGCACGCAAACGCCGCTATTTTATTTCGGTGATGATGATGAAAATCAGGCTTGGCTTGAGCAATTGAGTATCGCCCTTGACCCGCGCGTTCCGGTTTATCGCTTGCGTTGTGGTGAGCAAGTTTTGCCCCAACTGAATACGTTGCAAAAACTGGCTGAGTACTACGTTCTCGCAATTCGTCAGTGCCAGCCCCAAGGGCCATATCAATTGATTGGCCGCGGTGCAGCAGGAATGATTGCTTATGAAGTGGCAACACAGCTGATGGGGGTGGATCAAGAGGTTCGTTACTTAGGTCTGATTGATTGTTGGGCCGCGACAACTCAAGCACAGCAATTGCGTCTTAGCGAACATTCACCAGTTTCTGTGGTGCCATTACTGAATGCTCATACCGGGCAGGCTTGGATTGAGCATGAATATCAGATTCATCGTTTACCTCTCTCGTTAAATCTGTTTGTTTCGCGAGCCACTGACAGTACTCTCGGTTGGGAACACTATTATGCCGTAACAGAATTGGCATTGACGATCGGTAGCGCGAACGCGGCTTATATCACGCCAAATCAAGTTGCCGAGCAGTTAAACCGTGATTTGTTGGATGGGCCTGTTGTGACAGGATTACCCCATTATGACCCATTGATTCCATTGCAAACGGGGACGCGTGATGGCGATATTGCCATTTGTATTCCTGGTGGTGGCGACAATGTATTTGCTTTTATTGATCTGGTGGAGCAAATGGATAACGCCATGTCGGTGTATGGATTACAGCCGCGGGGATTATGGGGCGATTTGCCAGCACACACGCAAGTGCAAGCAGCAGCTCACTGTTACCTTAACGCCATTTTGCCATTGTTAGTGAAAGACCAAGGAATTGGAGAGAAAACGCTAGGGCGCAAAGTTCATATTATTGGTCACTCTTTTGGGGGATGGGTTGCGCTCGAATTAACGCAACTGTTGGAAGCCAAGGGCGTTGAGGTAGTTGAATTGGTGATGGCGGATACTCAGCCACCACAGGCCGTGCAACGGGAATATACCGACCTAGAAGTGATCGCCTATTTGGCGGGGTTAATGGAGATGCACGGGGTTTCACTGCCGATGACTTGGGAGATCTTAGAAACCTTAGAACCTGCGATGCGGATCGAAAAAGTGTATCAACAGTTGGTAAGTAAAGGTGTGTTGCCTGCCAACACTACGCCAGCACAATTTGCTGGGATAGTGCGTGTGTTCGCTGCTAACTTGCGAACTGGTTATCAACCTGAACAGTGGCCAGCTGCTCCGATTAAGCTGCTACTCTCGAGCCAAACGAGTGAGGCACAATTGAATTCAACCAAGCTTGGTTCTGAGCAAACACTCTGGTTAAAACATTTACCCAAATTAGAGGTGGCGCATTCAGCTGTGAATCATATGCAGTTGTTAAAGAAAAACCATGTTCATCAATTAATGGAACTGATTCATATTAAGTATTGA